The sequence below is a genomic window from Brevibacillus agri.
TTTTAGGAAAGCGTTACTTCCTGTACTCCACTGCGCAGGTAGTAGAGGTGGAGGGATGGACGTTTACGATTGCCCCGGGGTTTAAGATGATTGCAGGTGGTAGTGCAAACCCACTTCAGACATTAATCAGTATGTACCGCGAAAATGAAAAGGTTGCTCAACTCGTGCTTCATCATAGACGTTCCGACTCGGATGTTACCGTGCAGGCTGTATCGAGCGAGCTTTTGCTGGAAATCGCTCCTGCGACCAGAACCGTGAGTGTGGCAGAGAAGCAGTAAGGCACCCTTGGCGGGGTGCTTTTCGCTTTTTTTCTTTACAGAAAATGCAGGCGAGGAGGCTGGATGAATTGGCAGGTAACGAATGGCAAGTAGGCGAGCTGCAATTGGCATGGCTCAAAGGCGGTCTGACACAGCTCGATGGAGGCGCGATGTTTGGGGTGGTTCCCAAGCCGCTCTGGAGCAAACGCTACCCTCCGAACGATTTGAACCAGATTCCGCTGCGAGCGGACCCGATTTTGGTACAAGCTTTCGGAAAACGCATCCTGATCGAGTCCGGTATCGGCAAAGACCGACTGACGGAGAAGCAGAAGCGCAACTTTGGGCTGGTGGAAGAATCGCAAGTCCAGGAAGGGCTGGCGGCAAAAGGCTTGACGCCTGCTGACATCGACATCGTCATCATGACGCACATGCACTACGATCATGCGAATGGCCTCGTCTCGGTGCGGGACGGCCAGCTTTTTTCCACGTTTCCGAACGCAGTGATCTACGTACAGGAGCAGGAGTGGGCCGAGATGCGAGAGCCCAACATCCGTTCGCGCAATACATACTGGGAGGACAACTGGCGTCCCATCGAGTCGCAGGTGCAGACGTACGGCGCCACTTTCGAGGTCGTTCCCGGCATTACCCTGCACCACACAGGCGGCCACAGCCAGGGACATGCCATCGTCCGCATGGAAAGCCAAGGCCACCTGTTGTTGCACCTCGCCGATATCATGCCGACGCACGCCCACCAAAATCCGCTGTGGGTCATGGCTTACGACGACTACCCGATGACCTCGATCTTCGCCAAGGAAGAATGGATTCACGGCGGCATCCGCCAAGAGGCGTGGTTCACCTTTTACCACGATAATGTCTACCGGGCCGTGAAGTGGAACGACAAGGGAGAACTTATTGATTATAGAAAGATTGTAGAGTAAAACCGGGATGCTCCCGGTTTTTTTGCTTGCAGGCGGGAA
It includes:
- a CDS encoding YtnP family quorum-quenching lactonase; the encoded protein is MAGNEWQVGELQLAWLKGGLTQLDGGAMFGVVPKPLWSKRYPPNDLNQIPLRADPILVQAFGKRILIESGIGKDRLTEKQKRNFGLVEESQVQEGLAAKGLTPADIDIVIMTHMHYDHANGLVSVRDGQLFSTFPNAVIYVQEQEWAEMREPNIRSRNTYWEDNWRPIESQVQTYGATFEVVPGITLHHTGGHSQGHAIVRMESQGHLLLHLADIMPTHAHQNPLWVMAYDDYPMTSIFAKEEWIHGGIRQEAWFTFYHDNVYRAVKWNDKGELIDYRKIVE